In one Erinaceus europaeus chromosome 3, mEriEur2.1, whole genome shotgun sequence genomic region, the following are encoded:
- the TGOLN2 gene encoding trans-Golgi network integral membrane protein 2 isoform X3 — MRFLVALVLLSVGAVAVAAEDPTKSVEQSLGDRESQTAIINTPSESGNSRLVEKKPGPPTGQQPGPPTRQQPGPPTGQQPGPPTGQQPGPPTRQQPGPPTRQQPGPPTGQQPGPPTGQQPGPPTRQQPEPRAGLEQHSDAQPHSQEPALGTSSENAKPDSVRQDPAGADANSVEKNKLTTSAYPDPSDKDHKPSKAEADTSDKKQKSTNANPGTSDKERHSTAPPQEGGGKSAEPTQDEASREGEEDDRDPEEGSPVKEEKGMSGPTSHENRDDAPVDSKNKDSPYKDNFGTASAESSHFFAYLVTAAIVVAALYIAYHNKRKIIAFVLEGKKSKVTRRPKSNDYQRLDQKI; from the exons ATGCGGTTCCTGGTTGCCTTGGTCCTGCTGAGCGTCGGTGCAGTGGCGG TAGCCGCTGAGGATCCCACCAAGTCAGTGGAGCAGTCGCTTGGtgacagagagagccagacagcCATCATAAACACGCCTTCAGAGAGTGGAAACTCTAGGTTGGTGGAAAAGAAGCCGGGTCCCCCAACGGGGCAGCAGCCGGGTCCCCCAACGAGGCAGCAGCCGGGTCCCCCAACGGGGCAGCAGCCGGGTCCCCCAACGGGGCAGCAGCCGGGTCCCCCAACGAGGCAGCAGCCGGGTCCCCCAACGAGGCAGCAGCCGGGTCCCCCAACGGGGCAGCAGCCGGGTCCCCCAACGGGGCAGCAGCCGGGTCCCCCAACGAGGCAGCAGCCGGAACCCCGGGCCGGGCTGGAGCAGCACAGCGATGCCCAGCCTCACTCTCAAGAGCCAGCTCTTGGCACCTCCTCCGAGAATGCGAAACCTGACTCGGTGCGACAGGATCCCGCTGGTGCTGATGCTAACTCCGTAGAGAAGAACAAACTGACCACGAGTGCCTATCCTGATCCTTCGGACAAGGACCACAAGCCCTCAAAGGCAGAAGCCGACACCTCGGACAAGAAGCAGAAGTCCACGAATGCCAATCCAGGCACCTCGGATAAGGAACGGCACTCCACTGCCCCCCCGCAAGAGGGAGGAGGTAAATCTGCAGAGCCTACTCAAGATGAGGCGTCCAGGGAGGGTGAGGAAGATGACCGGGACCCTGAAGAGGGTTCCCCGgtcaaagaagaaaagggaatgtCTGGCCCTACTTCCCACGAGAACCGTGACGATGCCCCTGTGGATTCCAAGAATAAGGATAGCCCGTATAAGGACAACTTTGGAACAGCCAGTGCAGAAAGCAGCCACTTCTTCGCGTATTTGGTTACCGCTGCCATTGTTGTCGCTGCCCTTTATATTGCTTATCATAACAAGCGGAAG